From Pseudorasbora parva isolate DD20220531a chromosome 14, ASM2467924v1, whole genome shotgun sequence:
ttagttgatataaaGAGAACTGAACATTAAAACTAACATGTAGTCATTTTTATAGcgttatttattgattttaaagcttatttgtatGACCTTTATATTGGCTATTTGTATTTAAACAAGTGCCTATTAATGGTCGATTATCTAAAAGTGAGTGTGTAGTTGATAAAGGGTATAATAATTGCATGATACCGAAATCatccaaattattattataaataagcattgttaaaagccaggcacttttaaaaacctttattgacctttaatttggagcagaaacagggggagtgacttattacatcagaggtgtgtcactttactcacagctgattggtccaattttagtttgagatgtcttatccagaacataacctgacccagagcaggttagccgtggagGAGCTAAagcccaggattggcacaaagtAAGTTTAAACATATCTAGCAGACAGCTAAACCTGCTTCATGGTATAGGCCTCAGGTATTTGTTGGTCAAAGGCAGTCCTTTCAGTTCTCAAAACgagacacccctcgctgcagcctgtagcacgatgacgttgctggatcagatccaatacgtactggatggtggatcgttatggcAATGTCATTCATACAGATCTCTGAGTTAATTTATAATGCGTATGCGCTAGTCATAATGTATGATCATtattgtatatagatgatgttctaaactgtgtagttgtagtactgataaatagtattaagtcattattgattaataaatcatcttttcataaatgtgatgcttaaattatcctagtttcgctgtgcatgcatgcaaaacagttacttttttatatattctgatcatacttgctgttgagtggaaggaaaaatgagtcaagtaattgtctgtaattttaatcctcaatgcaacacgatctgtaaagaactttaaaataccagtagcctacacattcaaggaAAAATGCAAAACGCGTGTCCTGATGGcgtgagcatgttattaatcatttttgtgcgagcggtttgagtatttatctatccagcaaactctcctgtgcattcaatgtccccaaaactctcctgtgcatgcgtatatgacgtcatcgaattgtgaatgaaaccaccgcgcatgcgcgtccagtacgcgttggatctgatccagtacgtcatcaaattgtgaatgaaaccaccgcgcatgcgcgtccagtacgcgttggatctgatccagtacgtcatcgtgctacaggctgcagcgaggacttctAAAACAGCAAAGCGCCAACAAtccacctgaacacacctggttttcagaccagctcGCTGATGGGTGAACAGAAGACCACGAGTGCATTTGAGATTTAAACAACATGGAGCTAGACATGAAAAAGATAACTGCGTTGGGCTgaaactagaaaaaaaaaaaaagcacttgTGTCTATTTGATGCATATGCCACTGATccacagcatgtgattggctgttcacaactgatgtcacagctaaactcaggatcaaagcctgagttgacagaaaGCTGATGAGCAGCATCATGAGACCAACAAAACCTGAAGTGACTGGTTGTCAacaactaatcctgtaaccctgagtcgGTTAAACAACCATCATGATACAGGCCACATATAATGTAGTGACTAGTCTAGAACTAAAGTATCTTTCAGCACAAAGGTTATAAAACTCACTGCAATCAGCCAATCGGAAACATTTGCCAAATTAAAATCGAAACTATTgtataacaaacaaaaacaacaacaaaagataaacagtaATTTATTTGGTGAAAGTAAGAGCTCAATCAATCTGCCGAGGACTCTCTCTGATGTTAAAGCACTGTTAACTGCATGCTCTGTTCAGGGCAACAGCGGCCATCATGGCAACGGTTCTCAGCACACGATCGGATTGAGACAGTCACCACCAGGCTTCACTGCAGAGATACAGACACACAGCTTTAGTCAGTCCATATAGCAGCATTCAATCTCTGATACAGAGCACAACATTTAGATTATAGAGTGAACTGTATTCCAGTAttatagagggtatgcatcCGAAGGGCCCAAACCCCCTCAGCCggactgagtggcagaagagcggCCGCAGGAGTGGATTTAACAGAGGAAAACAAACggttatcagtttaaactaaagcttGGGCTCGATGGTGTTCTTAATAAAGACCCATGGCTCGACAAGAAGCCAGGAATTGTGTTTCCTGACATTTATACGAGCCTGATCATCTTTAAAATCACCATCCGTCGTCGGTTTCCAGAGTGAATTCTGCAGGGGTATAATATATATGGGTCTGCGTATTGTGGCCACTTGTCAAGAATATTAAACGTTTGTTTTCCTCAAAATCTGAATACATTATAGGTTCACACAGGTCCATTATATTACCAGGGACTCAAcgacacaatggccctcatttatcaatagtgcgtacaccaaatttccagcgtacacccaaacccacggtgacttcgagatttatcaatatggacgttggtgtacggcacgctcaaatcctacactagctcaggaggtggtgtacgcacatttgagttagtgtgaaaatgcgcagaaaaacaactcctaacaccacaaaacgcactgacaagatatgctatattatgacccattgtaaaacaacaaaaaaaaaaacaacaacgtcATTAtaaaacttcagtgtttatttttgtgcaacatggacttcaatgtttaatttgtgtgactatactaaagcatttgatttgtaggcctGTATTCCTCCAgctgcgagcctgtgcgctttacctgacggttcagggttaggcccggcagctgcgcacggactgggactgaaaataattcagactgacaaaataatgacattcttttaaataataaaataaattataacgACAGTCTTCTAAATAACTAAGCTTCATTAATAATACAAATCATAGCGGAATAATAAGAagcttacaaattgtcatgctattattaatgtgaatgaatggtactccacatatCGTACACCGAATAgcctacatgtgccgtgatacgaaattaaaatgctaattgtttcaaaacatgtgctgtaaaataatgaattGTGATAGCTGTCTGGATGAGAaattatttaaactgctggagtgcgcttctcaacccccacactattaacagtaggcctactcgtaatttgggtccatattttgtggatgcctTTAATCTCACtctaaactcccaaataaaacattttcattttttttgcacttccctggtgatcggCTCattgggcgcgtctcaatcatctcacttcagtagtcaggacactgatcagggagtcagcccattgacttatgtcctaatcagtgccctgactagtggactagtgagatgattgagcgcgcccgatctccacagCGGAGAAGtgtcgcttctttgccgtcttccgtgtgtcaatggcgtaaaatgagggcgtgggggagacAGACTTGAacatataggggcgtgttattctaatgacgatcgttttcagccgctgcatttatcaagggcaagtattgtgtacacctggattgcaaaGGTGcacacagcttcataaatcaggcggtgagaggagtgtaagcataatcttacgccaacatatacgcctgtttcgacgcaagattgataaatggccaatgagtcttttaTTTACGTCATGTCTACACTTAAGAGAGGATTAGTGTGTGCAGAACTCACTGGACAAAAGAATCCAGTCACTGCTGGAGTTACCGTCATCACCTGTGATTGACCATTGCCTTTTAGAAATCAAGGacatctgtgattggctacgTTACTCACCGAAGGGAAAAGACGCTGGAAAGGGAATGATTTGACAAGCGCAAAGACAGACATGATCTTTTGGCAACTTTCACTAATAATAAGAGACTACTACGAAGACAACAGACCCTAGACCAGCAGTATGGGCAGCTATTCCCTCTAAAAGATATCCGTAGCAGAAGCAGAAGCGGTCTGAATGAGAGAATTACCATCATCAAGTCCATCTCCCTCGGGCCAGAGGGGGCACCGGGATGTCCATGGGGTCGTGGACCAGCCTCCCCCGATCCCCCCTCTGGCGACGggctttgttttgtgtttttcacAGCATTCACACTGAAAGGAGGTGTTGGTTTacagtctttttgccactcagtgagTGTAGCCAGTCACTCCAGCGGATGGAGACCTCACGTGCATACCCTCTATTAGTCTATTTTGTAAAGCCATGACCTTGAAATGGTGCCATGGGCCAAATTCAGGTACTTTAGGAAAGATAAAATACTGAAGACCGTGAGAATATAACAAATACCTTTATTTTGGAGCTCTACATTTACGTACACATCCATTGCTGCAGCATTTCTCAGCTTTCGGACAGTCAGTGTCATCAACGCACAACTTGACACACAATCCAAGATCAACTAATTTGTTTGGACACACTCCTGGCTTtgctgttatacaaacacacaacagAAACCAGATCACTGAATCTCTCATTCTGTAAAAgggaaaagaaaaaacaagGCCCAGTGTAACATACCTTTATATGGCGCTGTACATTTACGTACACATCCACTTCTGCAGCATTTCTCAGCTTTCGGACAGTCAGTGTCATCAACACACAACTCAACACACATTCGAGGTATAGGGAATTTGTTTGGACACACTCCTGGCTTTGCTGTTAGAAACACAACAGAAACCAAATCACTTAATGTCTCATTCTCTAATGAGAAGGAAAAAACCTGATCCATGCTGTGTAACATACCTTTATATGGGGCTATACATGTACGCAAACATGAAGAAACGCTGCAGCACTTCTCAGCTTTCGGACAGTCGAGGTCATCAACACAGTGCTCCCCACACACTGTGACTGCAAGGATGCTGTTTGGACACACTCCTGGCTTTActgttatacaaacacagaAACCAGATGACTGAATGCCTTATTCTGTTTAATGGGGGGAAagggaggagaaaaaaaaaaaaaaaacctctatgTGGAGCTCCACAGGTATGTCCACAGCCATTGCTGCAGCATTTCTCATCGTTCGGACAGTCGCTGTCAGACGAACACATCTCCACACAGACTCCAACATCTCCAGGTTTGATTTTTGGACACACTCCTGGCTTTGCTAATGCAGAAGCACAATAGAAAAACCACAAGTCACTGAATGCCTCATTCACCATTTTACAAAAAGAAAGTAATAATTTTAATGGTCCTTTAACATTCTGTTGAACGTTGCACACATCACAAgtcactgtttggatttaaactGGCAAATGCTGAGCtattgattggatcattattgcagtgattatgttTCTATCATGTTATGcatttggcaacagttcttccaaCCCAAACTTATGGAGTgagtagcttttcatttctaaaCCCACCATGTAAGACACAAAGTCATATTCAGGATGACAGTCAAGAATCAGACTCAAACTGTGAATAGTTGAGGAGTGAAGGATCATTTTCACATGAATCggcacctctgagtccagacctCACAGTcactgaaagtctttgggatgtgctggaggagactgacagagtgctggactcttgcattgtcaggacatgatcttgaccaaaaattgatgcacctcttgattaaaataaatgctgtgtgcATAGAGCAGTCACAGCACTTCACTTTTAAGTAGTAAGAGAAGTTAAATTAACCtgttttggaataaggctgtaacataacatgTTGACAAAGCCCTGTGAATGCTTTCCAGATACACGGTGTGAGAAATAATCACTGCTTTTCTTGTACAACAGAAAAACACTAATAACTTGAAAACTTAAAGCTACCAACTTAACTAACATTTCACGGGATATTTGTGCTGTATATTTAATGCAGACCTAAAGTCATTATGTACTGATTTCGTCACACGTTGTAACAATTAAAGGGACCATTCACTTAAAAGACAAATTAGTCCACGatttactcagcctcaagtTCATCCTAGGTGTAGATGGCATTCCTCTTGCAGACAAATAAAAgggttacattaaaaatgtttgaaGCCATGTGTAGTAACTAtgtgatgatagatgcacttttatggacataaaaaaaaacatccagtcaatgccattataatgcttcaGTATGACATACCTCTGATGATTTTTGTGTTCGTcttaaagaagaatgtcatacacctctgatgacttgagggtgagcaaatcatgagctgattttcatttttgggtaaactatccctttaaaacaccTCACCTGTTTCTACTCTTCCTTACCTTCAGGAGCTGTTGTGCAGAAGCACACAGAGTAACACAATAAAACTATCAACGAGCAGAACAGTCGAGCCGCCATCTTCTCAACCAGCGACCTCACGACGaactctgctgaaaaccacaCTGAATTAAGGTTCAGGGGGATTTTAAAGCTAAACTGTGTTTTAAACACCCAAAGATCTTGCGCAAATGAAATCCTGATTAAACTCACGGGGCTGAAGCTTTAAATAGCTTAATCTTGAAGCCCTGATGAgctgttcaggtgtgtttgattagagatgacTCGGTCAGGCAATTACCGCATTACGCGATGACGAAACGTGACGTCATTAGAGCATACAAattgatttttttgtattagCTTATATTTTATGTCCTCGTAAGTGGACACCAGGGTCCTGTAcctggtagtttaacaaactcagggttacaggattagtttcgaggatgacaaaaccaaaccaaacgaTTCAGGCGTTGTTGGTctcatgatgctgatcatcagctttctctgtcaactcaggctttgatcctgagtttagaagtttagctgtgacatcagtcgtgaacagccaatcacatgctgtggatcagtcaaactgagattcacttattacatgaatgaaaaatattaaaacaatttacacagcaagaagatAAGAGCCGTCTATGAAATAggacattttaaaggaaaaTCTTACTACGTCAGAGCAAGtaaaagttagtttagttgatatagagagAACTGAATATTAAAACTAACATGTAGTCATTTTATAGcgttatttattgattttaaagcttatttgtatGACCTTTATATTGGCTATTTGTATTTAAACAAGTGCCTATTAATGGTCGATTATCTAAAAGTGAGTGTGTAGTTGATAAAGGGTATAATAATTGCATGATACCGAAATCatccaaattattattataaataagcattgttaaaagccaggcacttttaaaaacctttattgacctttaatttggagcagaaacagggggagtgacttattacatcagaggtgtgtcactttactcacagctgattggtccaattttagtttgagatgtcttatccagaacataacctgacccagagcaggttagccgtggagGAGCTAAagcccaggattggcacaaagtAAGTTTAAACATATCTAGCAGACAGCTAAACCTGCTTCATGGTATAGGCCTCAGGTATTTGTTGGTCAAAGGCAGTCCTTTCAGTTCTCAAAACgagacacccctcgctgcagcctgtagcacgatgacgttgctggatcagatccaatacgtactggatggtggatcgttatggcAATGTCATTCATACAGATCTCTGAGTTAATTTATAATGCGTATGCGCTAGTCATAATGTATGATCATtattgtatatagatgatgttctaaactgtgtagttgtagtactgataaatagtattaagtcattattgattaataaatcttttcataaatgtgatgcttaaattatcctagtttcgctgtgcatgcatgcaaaacagttactttttatatattctgatcatacttgctgttgagcggaaggaaaaatgagtcaagtaattgtctgtaattttaatcctcaatgcaaaacgatctgtaaagaactttaaaataccagtagcctaAACATTCAAGGAAAAATGCAAAACGCGTGTCCTGATGGcgtgagcatgttattaatcatttttgtgcgagcggtttgagtatttatctatccagcGAACTCTCCTGTGCATTCAATGTCCCCAAAACTCTTCTGCGCATGTGTATATGAAGTCatcgaattgtgaatgaaaccaccgc
This genomic window contains:
- the LOC137040083 gene encoding perlwapin-like; amino-acid sequence: MAARLFCSLIVLLCYSVCFCTTAPEAKPGVCPKIKPGDVGVCVEMCSSDSDCPNDEKCCSNGCGHTCGAPHRVKPGVCPNSILAVTVCGEHCVDDLDCPKAEKCCSVSSCLRTCIAPYKAKPGVCPNKFPIPRMCVELCVDDTDCPKAEKCCRSGCVRKCTAPYKAKPGVCPNKLVDLGLCVKLCVDDTDCPKAEKCCSNGCVRKCRAPK